A window of Aquibium oceanicum genomic DNA:
AAGATGGCGGTGGCGAGGCCTTCGTCGGCGACGTAGCGCTGCTCCGCCAGGCTTTCGGCGACGGCTTCGGGGGAGGGAGCGATGGATTCGATGCGGCTCATCTGGCGCGGACGCCGCCGAATCCCCCTCCCCCTTGAGGGGAGGGGTTAGGGGTGGGGGTCGGCAGCGCACCGGCCAGGATCGGCTGCACGTCGTCGGAGCAAACCTCGCAGGCAATCGCGCGGCAGTACCCCCACCCCTGCCGGGGCGAGCCGCTTGTCTCGCCCGTCCTTCGGACCCCCTCAAGGGAGAGGGGGGCGGGACCACCTCGCCCAGAGGGCCGCAAAAGGGAAACAACTTGTAACAAAATCGCTCCTAAACCGCCGCCCGCTGTTCCTTCAGCGCCCGCAGGATGCGTTCGGGCGTGATCGGCAGTGTATCGACGCGCACGCCGACGGCGTCGAAGATGGCGTTGGCGACGGCGGGGATCTGGGGGTTGGCGCACATCTCGCCGGGGCCTTTGGCGCCGTAGGGGCCGTCGGCGGAGGGGCGTTCGAGAACGATGATCTCGGTCTCGGCGAGGTCGCCGGGGCCGGGCATCAGGTACTGGTTGAAGTCGGTGCCGCCATGGTCGCGCGCGGGATAGTAGGGCTCCGTGGTCTCGTAGAGCGCATGCGAAATGCCCATCCAGGAGCCGCCGACGAGCTGCTGCTCGACCATTTTCGGGTTGAGCGCCCGGCCGATCTCAAACACGTTCTTCACCGTCAGCACCGTGACTTCACCCGTCTCGTCGTCGACGTCCACTTCCGCCACCGTGCAGGCGTGGGCGTAGCAGGTCGACGGCTTCATCGCGCCGGTCTCGGTCTCGGGATAGGAGCGCGGGATCAAAAACATGCCGCGGCCGGAGATCGAGCGGCCGTGCCTGAAGTGGGCCGCGAGCGCGGTGTCGAAGATCGAGATCGACTTCTGCGGCGCGCCCTTGACGTGGATCCCGCCGGCGCCGTCGAGTTCGAGGTCGGACGCGTCGACCTCCAGTTCCTCGGCAGCCACCTCCAGCATCACCTGCCGCGCTTCCGTGGCCGCCTGGATCACGGCGTTGCCGATGCGGTGTGTGCCGCGCGAGGCGAAGGTGCCCATGCAGTGCGGGCCGGTGTCGGTGTCGGCGGTGTCGATGGTCACCTGCTCGGCCGACACGCCGATGGTCTCGGCGCAGATCTGCGCCATCACCTGCTTCAGGCCCTGGCCGAGATCGACCGAGGAGAGCGTCACCATGAAGTTGCCGGTCGGCGTCGAGTGGACCAGCGCCTGGCTGGGATCGCCGCCGAGGTTCATGCCGGTCGGATAGTTGACCGCCGCCACGCCGCGGCCGCGCCGGATCGCCATCTCACTTCTCCCCGTAGGACGACATCTGCAGGTACTTTTCGGCGACCGGCCAGTTCGCGGCACGCGAGGCTTCCTGCATGCATTCGATCAGCGCCGCCCCCTCCGTCGGCTGGCGGTGCGCCTTCATGTCGCCGTCGCGATAGGCGTTGAGGAAGCGGAATTCGAGCGGGTCCATGCCGATCAGCCGCGCCAGCTTGTCCATCTGAACCTCGAGCGCAAAATCTGCGATGGTGACGCCGAAGCCGCGCATGGCGGAGGAGGGGGTGCGGTTGGTGTAGACGCAGTAGGTGTCGATCCAGACGTTCGGCACCGTGTAGGGGCCGGGATAGTGCGCCGCGCCTTTCTGAGCGCCGTAAGGCGAGTGGCGCGAATAGGCGCCGGCATCGGTGTAGCCGGTGACTTTCCGCGCCAGGATGCGGCCGTCCTTCGATATCCCGTCCTTGATGACGATCTTCTCGGCGGCGCGGGCGGAGGAGACCTGCATCTCCTCCTCACGGCTGTAGACGAAGGAGACCGGCTTGCCCGTCATCTTGGAGGCGAGAATGGCGATCGGCTCGACCGTCACGTCCACCTTGCCGCCGAAGCCGCCGCCCACCGTGCCGCCGACGAAATGCAGCTTGTGGCCGGGCATCTGGAGGATGATCGAGGTGTTGTCGAGCGTGAAGAACATCGCCTGCGTGTTGGTGTAGCAGGTAAAGCGGTCATTCCCCTCCGGCACCACGATGCAGCCGGTGGTCTCGGTCGGTGCGTGCTCGATCGGCGAGGACCAGTAGGTCTGTTCGAGGATGTGGTCGGCCTCGGCAAAGCCCTTCTCGACGTCGCCGAAGCGCACCTTGCGGTGGCTGCCGCTGTCGTAGGTGTAGTAGTTGTTGCCGTGGTACTCGTTGACCAGCGGTGCGCCGGGCGCCAGCGCCTCGTCGATGTCGAAGACGGCGGGCAGCACCTCGTAGTCTATCCTGACCTTGGCCGCCGCCTCGTTGGCCGCGCGCTCGCTGTCGGCCAGCACCGCGACCACGGCCTCGCCCTTCCAGCGCACCTTGTCGGCGGCGAGCACCTGCTCGTCCTCCGGGCCGATCTGGATCAGGATCAGGATCGTGTAGACGTTGTGCGGCACGTCCTTGTGCGTCAGCACCTTCGCCACGCCCGGGTGTTTCTCCGCCTCGGACGTGTCGATGGAGCGGATGCGGGCGTGGTGGTGCGGGCTGCGGACCATCTTCAAGTGCAGCATGCCGGGGTAGGAACGGTCGGCGAAATAGGCGGTCTTGCCCGTCACGTGGCCGGGCACGTCGGAGCGCTGCAGGCCCTGGCCGAGCTGCTTCAGGTCGTCCTGCCGCTGATCGGCGAAATAGTCCTTGGCGAGGCGGATCATCGGCGGTTCCTCATGCGGCCACATGCGAATTGGCGCGGGCGGCCGACAGCACGGCCTGGATGATCGGCTCGTAGCCGGTGCAGCGGCAGATGTTGCCTGAAATCGCCTCGACCACGTCCTCGCGGCTGGGGTTGGGGTTTTCGTCGAGCAGCGCCTTGGCCGCCATCAGCATACCGGGCGTGCAGAAGCCGCATTGCGCCGCGAATCCGTCGAGGAAGGCGCGCTGCAACGGGTGCATGACGCCGTCCTGCGACAGGCCGGCGGCGGTCGAGACGTCGCGGCCTTCGCAGGTCTCGGCAAGCGTGAGGCAGGAGAGCACCAGGTCTCCGTCGACCATGACCGAGCAGGCGCCGCATGTGCCCTGATGGCAGCCGCCCTTGGGGGAGGTGTCTCCGTGACGCTCGCGCAGGGCCTTGAGCAGCGTCGCGCCGCTCTCGACGAATTCGGCCCGCTCCTCGCCGTTGAGCGTGAACTGGACCGGAACCTTCTTTGCCATTCGTCTCCTCCCTTGCGAAACGGCTCGGTGGATATCGGGGTCAGGCGAGCATGAGCCGCCGGAAATGCACGGGCA
This region includes:
- a CDS encoding xanthine dehydrogenase family protein molybdopterin-binding subunit, coding for MIRLAKDYFADQRQDDLKQLGQGLQRSDVPGHVTGKTAYFADRSYPGMLHLKMVRSPHHHARIRSIDTSEAEKHPGVAKVLTHKDVPHNVYTILILIQIGPEDEQVLAADKVRWKGEAVVAVLADSERAANEAAAKVRIDYEVLPAVFDIDEALAPGAPLVNEYHGNNYYTYDSGSHRKVRFGDVEKGFAEADHILEQTYWSSPIEHAPTETTGCIVVPEGNDRFTCYTNTQAMFFTLDNTSIILQMPGHKLHFVGGTVGGGFGGKVDVTVEPIAILASKMTGKPVSFVYSREEEMQVSSARAAEKIVIKDGISKDGRILARKVTGYTDAGAYSRHSPYGAQKGAAHYPGPYTVPNVWIDTYCVYTNRTPSSAMRGFGVTIADFALEVQMDKLARLIGMDPLEFRFLNAYRDGDMKAHRQPTEGAALIECMQEASRAANWPVAEKYLQMSSYGEK
- a CDS encoding xanthine dehydrogenase family protein molybdopterin-binding subunit, yielding MAIRRGRGVAAVNYPTGMNLGGDPSQALVHSTPTGNFMVTLSSVDLGQGLKQVMAQICAETIGVSAEQVTIDTADTDTGPHCMGTFASRGTHRIGNAVIQAATEARQVMLEVAAEELEVDASDLELDGAGGIHVKGAPQKSISIFDTALAAHFRHGRSISGRGMFLIPRSYPETETGAMKPSTCYAHACTVAEVDVDDETGEVTVLTVKNVFEIGRALNPKMVEQQLVGGSWMGISHALYETTEPYYPARDHGGTDFNQYLMPGPGDLAETEIIVLERPSADGPYGAKGPGEMCANPQIPAVANAIFDAVGVRVDTLPITPERILRALKEQRAAV
- a CDS encoding (2Fe-2S)-binding protein; translation: MAKKVPVQFTLNGEERAEFVESGATLLKALRERHGDTSPKGGCHQGTCGACSVMVDGDLVLSCLTLAETCEGRDVSTAAGLSQDGVMHPLQRAFLDGFAAQCGFCTPGMLMAAKALLDENPNPSREDVVEAISGNICRCTGYEPIIQAVLSAARANSHVAA